In one Rhinopithecus roxellana isolate Shanxi Qingling chromosome 1, ASM756505v1, whole genome shotgun sequence genomic region, the following are encoded:
- the SUCNR1 gene encoding LOW QUALITY PROTEIN: succinate receptor 1 (The sequence of the model RefSeq protein was modified relative to this genomic sequence to represent the inferred CDS: inserted 2 bases in 1 codon), with translation MLGTVAWNATCENWLAAEAALEKYYLSIFYGIEFVVGILGNTIVVYGYIFSLKNWNSSNVYLFNLSISDLAFLCTLPMLISSYANGNWTYGDVLCISNRYVLHANLYTSILFLTFISIDRYLIIKYPFREHLLQKKEVAILISLAIWVLVTLELLPILPLINPVITDNGTTCNDFASSGDPNYNLIYSICLTLLGFFIPLFVMCFFYYKIALFLKQRNRQVATALPLEKPLNLVIMAVAIFSVLFTPYHVMRNVRIASRLRSWKQYQCAQVVIHSFYIVTRPLAFLNSVINPVFYFLLGDHFRDMLMNQLRHNFKSLTSFSTXAHELLFSFREK, from the exons ATGCTGGGGACCGTG gcATGGAATGCAACTTGCGAAAACTGGCTGGCAGCAGAGGCTGCCCTGGAAAAGTACtacctttccattttttatgGGATTGAGTTCGTTGTGGGAATCCTTGGAAATACCATTGTTGTTTATGGCTACATCTTCTCTCTGAAGAATTGGAACAGCAGTAATGTCTATCTCTTTAACCTCTCTATCTCTGACTTAGCTTTTCTGTGTACCCTCCCCATGCTGATAAGCAGTTATGCCAATGGAAACTGGACATATGGAGACGTGCTCTGCATAAGCAACCGATATGTGCTCCATGCCAACCTCTATACCAGCATTCTCTTTCTCACGTTTATCAGCATAGATCGATATTTGATAATTAAGTATCCTTTCCGAGAACACCTtctgcaaaagaaagaggttgcTATTTTAATCTCCTTGGCCATTTGGGTTTTAGTAACCTTAGAGTTACTGCCCATACTTCCCCTTATAAATCCTGTTATAACTGACAATGGCACCACCTGTAATGATTTTGCAAGTTCTGGAGACCCCAACTACAACCTCATTTACAGCATCTGTCTAACACTGTTGGGGTTCTTTATTCCTCTTTTTgtaatgtgtttcttttattaCAAGATTGCTCTCTTCCTAAAGCAGAGGAATAGACAGGTTGCTACTGCTCTGCCCCTTGAAAAGCCTCTCAACTTGGTCATCATGGCAGTGGCAATCTTCTCTGTGCTTTTTACACCCTATCATGTCATGCGGAATGTGAGGATCGCTTCACGCCTCCGGAGTTGGAAGCAGTATCAATGCGCTCAGGTCGTCATCCACTCCTTTTACATTGTGACACGACCGTTGGCCTTTCTGAACAGTGTCATCAACCctgtcttctattttcttttgggaGATCACTTCAGGGACATGCTGATGAATCAACTGAGACACAACTTTAAATCCCTTACCTCCTTTAGCAC AGCTCATGAACTCCTATTTTCATTCAGAGAAAAGTGA